In a single window of the Streptococcus ilei genome:
- a CDS encoding replication initiation protein, whose translation MLVSIQDLRSIQERCDVGELVQRLDVSIDRLTVIWDTDTDSLRRIFKNLKQAISTRVDSFEIHDNVRDDVFTLAKDFNEYDSINIIFFQLSTYGNEQLIRIDFNPNTLKEFDGMKVWRQLMYFARLNSLTVRLSRFDLAFDIFNRPEIVNLQHIKGGVTHKVFYGRGGELETKYWGSSGSNVQVRLYDKNKEIIAHKRDEKLDLAVNPFWWRLEFQLRTKAIGEEMVQDVMNRLDNFGFYKLEHIRVEQRAFTIIFLNNPELLSLAFPNLKSDSIKKKKTRVRKLLREETNQFAEELKEVLIQNLPKLNTELQLLVGEFLNLENKSGG comes from the coding sequence TTGTTGGTTTCTATACAAGATTTAAGAAGCATTCAAGAACGATGTGATGTAGGAGAATTAGTACAGCGGTTAGATGTCAGTATTGATAGACTAACGGTTATCTGGGATACAGATACTGATTCCCTAAGACGGATTTTCAAAAATCTGAAACAGGCAATAAGTACAAGAGTTGATTCATTTGAAATACATGATAACGTACGAGATGATGTATTTACTTTAGCTAAAGATTTTAATGAGTATGATTCAATCAATATTATATTTTTTCAATTATCCACTTATGGAAATGAACAATTGATTCGAATTGATTTCAATCCTAATACTTTAAAAGAATTTGATGGAATGAAAGTATGGAGGCAATTAATGTACTTTGCTAGATTGAATTCATTGACAGTACGTTTGTCTCGTTTTGATTTGGCATTTGACATTTTCAATAGGCCTGAAATCGTTAATTTGCAACATATTAAAGGTGGTGTTACCCATAAGGTCTTCTATGGTAGAGGGGGTGAATTAGAGACGAAATATTGGGGTTCTAGCGGTAGTAATGTACAAGTTAGGTTATATGATAAGAATAAAGAAATCATTGCTCACAAGCGCGATGAGAAGCTAGATTTGGCTGTAAATCCGTTTTGGTGGAGACTGGAATTCCAACTTAGAACCAAAGCGATTGGGGAGGAGATGGTCCAAGATGTTATGAATCGACTTGATAATTTCGGATTTTATAAGCTAGAACATATTCGAGTGGAGCAAAGAGCATTTACAATTATCTTTCTCAACAATCCTGAACTGTTATCATTGGCTTTTCCAAATTTAAAATCAGACAGCATCAAAAAGAAAAAAACAAGAGTCCGCAAACTATTGAGAGAAGAAACGAATCAATTTGCGGAAGAATTAAAAGAAGTATTAATACAGAATCTCCCTAAATTAA